Proteins encoded in a region of the Alistipes sp. ZOR0009 genome:
- a CDS encoding DUF2019 domain-containing protein, with amino-acid sequence MSDLINEYISLAIEHGETTLTGDFKRGNKIHAKMMKIVDNIKDGKPDIKEQFYTLMHHDSDSVKVWTAVTLLKTFEDEALTVLKSIEKKDKDIFALNAKMSIDSWTKGMLTNS; translated from the coding sequence ATGAGTGATTTGATAAATGAATATATTTCTTTAGCCATTGAGCATGGAGAGACTACCCTCACAGGTGATTTTAAACGAGGGAATAAGATACATGCTAAAATGATGAAAATAGTTGATAATATTAAGGATGGGAAACCTGATATTAAGGAACAGTTCTACACTTTAATGCATCATGATAGCGATTCTGTAAAGGTATGGACAGCAGTGACTTTATTAAAAACATTTGAAGATGAAGCATTAACTGTTTTAAAAAGCATAGAAAAAAAGGATAAAGATATCTTTGCTTTAAATGCAAAAATGTCAATTGATTCATGGACAAAAGGAATGTTGACTAATAGTTGA
- a CDS encoding phytase: protein MEETIKRKALLALTILALTILSCKTSVMTKTPMVTRVNPVIITDSVKHNSDDPAIWINKNDLSKSLIIGTDKGKDGEDGALYVFGLDGKEKKEKTFKGLKRPNNVDIAYNLRLNNRSMDIAVCTERNTNSIRVFTLPEMQLIDNGGIPVFEGDSLRLPMGIALYTEKNGEIYAIVSRKNGPKEGYLWQYRLTDLGNGIVGGKLVRKFGKFSGKKEIEAIAVDNELGYVYYSDEGVGIRKYYANPDSSNTELAIFASAEFKSDIEGISIYKKKNGTGYILVSDQQANQFHIFPREGKKNNPNEHPLLKTIQTATLESDGSDVTSVSLPNFPNGIFVAMSNPKVFLFYRWKDIAGKDLK, encoded by the coding sequence ATGGAAGAAACTATCAAAAGAAAAGCATTATTAGCATTAACAATTCTTGCATTAACAATTTTAAGTTGCAAGACAAGTGTAATGACCAAGACACCTATGGTGACACGAGTCAATCCTGTTATTATTACCGACAGTGTTAAACACAATAGTGATGACCCTGCAATCTGGATAAATAAAAATGACTTGTCAAAAAGTCTTATAATAGGGACAGATAAAGGAAAAGATGGAGAAGATGGAGCTTTATATGTTTTTGGTCTTGACGGAAAAGAAAAAAAAGAAAAAACATTCAAAGGGCTGAAAAGACCCAACAATGTGGATATTGCCTACAATCTGAGATTGAACAATCGTTCTATGGATATTGCTGTTTGCACAGAACGTAATACAAATTCAATTAGGGTTTTTACTTTGCCTGAAATGCAACTTATTGACAATGGCGGCATTCCGGTCTTTGAAGGAGATTCACTTCGTTTACCGATGGGAATTGCACTTTATACTGAAAAAAACGGGGAAATTTATGCGATAGTTAGCCGAAAAAATGGTCCGAAAGAGGGTTATCTATGGCAGTATAGACTAACCGACTTAGGCAACGGGATCGTGGGTGGAAAATTGGTTAGAAAATTTGGAAAGTTTAGTGGTAAAAAGGAAATAGAAGCTATAGCGGTAGATAATGAATTAGGGTATGTTTATTATTCTGATGAAGGTGTAGGCATTCGTAAATACTATGCTAACCCAGATAGTTCTAATACTGAATTGGCTATTTTTGCTTCTGCGGAATTTAAAAGCGACATTGAGGGAATATCAATTTACAAAAAGAAGAATGGCACAGGATATATTTTAGTTTCTGATCAACAAGCTAACCAATTCCATATCTTTCCCAGAGAAGGGAAAAAGAATAATCCTAACGAACATCCGCTGTTAAAAACTATTCAAACAGCCACATTAGAAAGTGACGGAAGCGATGTAACAAGCGTATCGTTGCCAAATTTTCCAAATGGTATTTTTGTCGCAATGAGTAACCCTAAAGTGTTCCTATTTTATCGTTGGAAAGATATTGCTGGGAAAGATTTAAAATAG